A single region of the Elusimicrobium sp. An273 genome encodes:
- the hisS gene encoding histidine--tRNA ligase, producing MSKLVRGFRDIFEPQSKNFTELENCARGVFSLYGFGELRLPTVELKELFIKSTGETTDIVQKEMYAFEDAGHRQLAIRPEGTPGVVRAYLENNFTQNAPVQKFYYIGNMFRAERPQAGRYREFEQIGAEYIGNSAPAADAEVILMLKDIVAKFGAKNYKVKINSLGCDKCRPLYRQELIDFLSAEKDTLCENCQTRLEKNPLRVLDCKIDGSRFAGRVPTMKLCPECQAHFDEVQALLKGKIDFEVDPMLVRGLDYYSRTVFEFQAGDASQNAIAAGGRYDTLVKHMGGPATPAIGWAMGAERVIMARGETVPAKQKSVYVVSLDKTCNETAFNLMQTLRHAGIRTEGGLFDKNVKGQMKQSDRCGASYALILGEDELAKQAVTLKDLTTGEQKQIPFEALTDEVKKLV from the coding sequence ATGTCTAAACTAGTACGCGGGTTCAGAGATATTTTTGAACCCCAATCCAAAAATTTTACCGAATTGGAAAATTGCGCCCGCGGCGTATTTTCCCTCTATGGGTTTGGCGAATTGCGCCTGCCCACCGTGGAACTTAAAGAGCTGTTTATTAAATCCACCGGCGAAACTACCGATATCGTCCAAAAAGAGATGTACGCCTTTGAAGATGCGGGGCACCGCCAATTGGCCATCCGCCCCGAAGGCACCCCCGGCGTGGTGCGTGCCTATCTGGAAAATAATTTCACGCAAAACGCGCCGGTTCAGAAGTTTTATTACATCGGCAATATGTTCCGCGCCGAACGCCCGCAGGCGGGCCGCTACCGCGAGTTTGAACAAATCGGGGCGGAGTATATAGGCAACTCGGCTCCGGCGGCGGATGCCGAAGTGATTTTGATGTTAAAAGACATTGTGGCCAAATTCGGCGCCAAAAATTATAAGGTCAAAATTAACAGCTTGGGCTGTGACAAATGCCGCCCGCTCTACCGCCAGGAATTAATTGATTTCCTCTCCGCCGAAAAAGATACCCTTTGCGAAAATTGCCAAACCCGCTTGGAGAAAAACCCCTTGCGCGTGTTGGACTGCAAGATAGACGGCTCCCGTTTTGCGGGCCGCGTGCCTACGATGAAGCTTTGCCCCGAATGTCAGGCGCATTTTGACGAAGTGCAAGCCCTGCTGAAAGGGAAAATTGATTTTGAAGTAGACCCCATGCTCGTGCGCGGGCTGGATTATTATTCCCGCACGGTATTTGAATTTCAGGCGGGGGATGCCTCTCAAAACGCCATTGCGGCGGGGGGGCGCTACGATACTTTGGTGAAACACATGGGCGGCCCCGCCACGCCGGCCATCGGCTGGGCGATGGGTGCCGAACGCGTGATTATGGCCCGCGGCGAAACCGTGCCCGCCAAACAAAAAAGCGTATATGTGGTTTCGCTGGACAAAACCTGCAACGAAACGGCCTTTAACCTGATGCAAACCCTTCGCCACGCGGGCATCCGCACGGAAGGGGGCTTGTTTGACAAAAACGTCAAAGGCCAAATGAAACAATCCGACCGCTGCGGCGCGTCGTACGCGCTTATTTTGGGCGAAGACGAACTGGCCAA
- a CDS encoding matrixin family metalloprotease: MKRLLSILFVLFVSTGFSWGSAVWDDSSHEQLSAGNSSVLRLQKIRNYEFFLSNIIFPKQKKEVVVWASVNIPRLATANELTGYLENNPSYWRGVTEIAPYLEQAWKDWRDKANAWLPEKYYLPELKFTLKDIYKARMARNVHYNPKALNLTLEITTGKIGSDSVRGRAIPYFTDDGNGFGQIQFFMEEEWMGWLNSLNKSEEEQAIAAKEYKKAASAQLAGESYFSSPSSIGKDWDSYLSDDSKRFFNMLSKIPVAEWKSKGPWADYHQYVVTHEVGHLFGLVHINDKSSIMHPSIIGGQGVVRPSSEDGLRLATLVCWYHNQRAKKEVCVPLKHSKEEQEVRNRIQSLLKTWKEQPPVSPALAALKEMATPSTTTLPEIPGKPVTRQGFNQSASAETPVAVAVPVATTERTVAAAEESSTAEKAPSVLNQPVAQRTAARPAPLSGGLTPSTGFVQKIPVKTPTPPQLQPKSFAKRAPQAVEEGSPAGVAKAGAVPPVAEVKKPVKKCYICGKELEEGEYYSFSQSRHVHKNSLCAYRAFAQYHATDDASLARYEDFYFLHMPQDVVQARENLKNLGLTIKDVRRYAAQEAAAKKAQQEQIQAQFRETKQQEEARAKKQEKCGFYMVVTKDDLSRYAQENKEVLQQISKKEKGGRVLSKKERLVKQNYSQLYKNYELTQYCQEQEK, translated from the coding sequence ATGAAACGTTTATTATCTATTCTGTTTGTGTTATTTGTTTCCACGGGTTTTTCGTGGGGATCTGCCGTGTGGGACGACTCCTCTCACGAGCAGCTTTCTGCCGGGAATTCGTCCGTATTGCGTTTGCAAAAAATCAGAAATTATGAATTTTTTCTTTCCAATATCATATTCCCCAAGCAGAAAAAAGAAGTGGTTGTTTGGGCTTCTGTTAATATCCCCAGACTGGCCACCGCGAATGAACTGACCGGATATTTGGAGAACAACCCCAGTTATTGGCGGGGTGTAACAGAAATTGCCCCATATCTGGAACAGGCTTGGAAAGATTGGCGGGATAAAGCCAATGCGTGGCTGCCCGAAAAATACTATCTGCCGGAACTTAAGTTTACGTTAAAAGATATCTATAAGGCCCGTATGGCCCGCAACGTTCACTATAATCCCAAAGCTTTAAACCTTACTTTGGAAATCACTACGGGTAAGATTGGTTCCGATTCTGTCCGCGGCCGTGCTATTCCGTATTTTACGGATGACGGTAACGGATTTGGGCAAATCCAATTTTTTATGGAAGAAGAATGGATGGGGTGGTTAAATTCGTTAAATAAATCGGAAGAAGAACAAGCCATCGCCGCCAAAGAATACAAAAAAGCTGCCAGTGCCCAACTGGCGGGGGAAAGTTATTTTTCCTCTCCCAGTTCTATCGGGAAGGACTGGGATTCCTATTTAAGTGACGATTCCAAACGCTTCTTTAATATGCTTTCTAAAATTCCGGTTGCGGAATGGAAAAGCAAAGGCCCTTGGGCGGATTATCATCAATACGTCGTTACCCACGAAGTGGGACACTTGTTTGGATTAGTGCATATTAACGACAAAAGTTCTATTATGCATCCTTCCATTATTGGTGGACAAGGCGTTGTTCGTCCCAGCTCGGAAGACGGCCTTCGCTTAGCCACGTTGGTTTGTTGGTATCACAACCAGCGTGCCAAGAAGGAAGTTTGCGTTCCGCTTAAGCACAGCAAGGAAGAGCAGGAAGTTCGGAACCGGATTCAATCCTTGTTAAAAACTTGGAAAGAGCAACCGCCCGTATCGCCTGCGTTAGCCGCGTTGAAAGAAATGGCAACCCCGTCTACCACGACGTTGCCGGAAATCCCCGGTAAACCGGTTACCCGGCAGGGTTTTAACCAATCGGCCAGTGCAGAAACCCCTGTTGCGGTTGCCGTACCGGTTGCCACAACAGAAAGAACGGTGGCTGCGGCGGAAGAGTCTAGCACGGCGGAAAAAGCTCCTTCTGTGCTGAATCAACCTGTTGCCCAGCGTACGGCGGCTCGCCCGGCCCCTTTAAGCGGCGGCTTGACTCCCAGCACCGGTTTTGTACAAAAAATACCGGTCAAAACGCCGACGCCTCCGCAGTTGCAGCCTAAGTCTTTTGCAAAACGCGCTCCTCAAGCGGTGGAAGAAGGCTCGCCAGCTGGCGTGGCCAAAGCCGGTGCCGTGCCTCCGGTTGCCGAAGTAAAGAAACCGGTTAAAAAATGCTATATTTGCGGCAAAGAACTGGAAGAAGGCGAGTATTATTCATTTTCGCAAAGCCGCCACGTACATAAAAATTCCCTGTGCGCTTACCGGGCCTTTGCCCAGTATCACGCCACGGATGATGCCAGCTTGGCCCGCTATGAAGATTTCTACTTCCTGCATATGCCGCAGGATGTCGTGCAGGCGCGGGAAAATTTAAAGAATTTAGGACTTACGATTAAAGACGTCCGCCGCTATGCCGCGCAGGAAGCCGCCGCCAAAAAGGCGCAGCAAGAGCAGATTCAAGCCCAGTTCCGGGAAACGAAACAGCAGGAAGAAGCCCGCGCCAAAAAGCAGGAAAAATGCGGTTTCTATATGGTGGTAACAAAGGACGATCTTTCCCGCTACGCGCAAGAAAACAAAGAAGTTCTTCAGCAAATCAGCAAGAAAGAAAAGGGCGGGCGCGTGCTTTCCAAAAAAGAGCGGCTTGTCAAACAAAATTACAGCCAACTCTATAAGAACTACGAGCTTACCCAGTATTGCCAAGAACAAGAAAAATAA
- the asnS gene encoding asparagine--tRNA ligase, translated as MSSKYRVKDVGQYLGQEITLKGWLYNKRSSGKLHFLQLRDGSGIIQCVMFKGDVSPEQFELGDKVTQESSIIVTGTVREDKRSPLGYELGVKNLEVLQMAKDYPISPKEHGPEFLMNYRHLWLRSAKQTAILRIRDEIIFAIREYLHKNGFVLADSPILTPAACEGTSTLFETDYFGEKAFLSQSGQLYAEASAMALGRTYCFGPTFRAEKSKTRRHLTEFWMVEPEVAYNDLDDNMDLAEDFIKYIIRQVLTNRAADLKTLERDTSKLQATVEKKFPRIDYTDAIEILHKKGNNTPWGGDIGGDEETLLGEDYDTPIMIHRYPAAIKAFYMKRDPKNPKVVLAVDVIGPEGAGEIIGGSEREADYDALLARLKEQGLDPKGYEWYLDLRRYGSVPHSGFGMGIERMVRWICGLQHVRETIPFPRMMDKIHP; from the coding sequence ATGTCTAGCAAATATCGCGTCAAAGACGTGGGCCAGTACTTGGGCCAAGAAATTACCTTAAAGGGCTGGCTGTACAACAAACGCTCCAGCGGCAAGCTGCATTTCCTGCAGCTGCGCGACGGAAGCGGCATCATCCAATGCGTGATGTTTAAAGGAGACGTTTCTCCGGAACAGTTTGAACTGGGCGATAAAGTAACCCAAGAATCTTCCATTATCGTAACCGGTACCGTGCGGGAAGACAAACGCTCCCCCTTGGGCTATGAGCTGGGCGTAAAGAATTTAGAAGTGCTGCAAATGGCCAAAGACTACCCGATTTCCCCCAAAGAACACGGGCCCGAATTTTTGATGAATTACCGCCATTTGTGGCTGAGATCGGCCAAGCAGACCGCTATTTTGCGCATCCGCGACGAAATTATTTTTGCCATTCGCGAATACTTGCATAAAAACGGCTTTGTATTGGCGGACTCCCCCATTTTAACCCCCGCCGCGTGTGAAGGCACCAGCACGCTGTTCGAAACCGATTATTTCGGCGAAAAGGCATTTCTCTCTCAAAGCGGGCAGCTGTATGCCGAGGCCTCTGCCATGGCGCTGGGCCGCACGTATTGTTTCGGCCCCACTTTCCGCGCCGAAAAAAGCAAAACCCGCCGCCATTTAACGGAGTTCTGGATGGTGGAACCCGAAGTGGCCTATAACGATTTGGACGATAATATGGATTTGGCGGAAGACTTTATTAAATACATCATCCGCCAAGTGCTTACCAACCGGGCGGCCGACTTGAAAACTTTGGAGCGTGATACGTCCAAACTGCAAGCCACGGTGGAAAAGAAATTCCCCCGTATTGATTATACGGACGCCATTGAAATTTTGCATAAAAAAGGCAATAACACCCCCTGGGGCGGCGATATCGGCGGCGACGAAGAAACCCTGCTGGGCGAAGATTACGACACCCCGATTATGATTCACCGCTACCCGGCCGCCATTAAGGCTTTCTATATGAAACGCGACCCCAAAAACCCCAAAGTGGTCTTGGCGGTGGACGTGATTGGCCCGGAAGGTGCCGGAGAAATTATCGGCGGCAGCGAAAGAGAGGCCGATTACGACGCCTTGCTCGCCCGTTTGAAAGAACAGGGCTTAGACCCCAAAGGCTACGAGTGGTACCTGGATTTGCGCCGCTACGGCAGCGTGCCCCACTCCGGGTTTGGTATGGGCATTGAACGCATGGTGCGCTGGATTTGCGGTTTGCAGCACGTGCGTGAAACCATTCCGTTCCCGCGCATGATGGACAAAATCCATCCGTAA
- a CDS encoding ankyrin repeat domain-containing protein, which yields MLPHKKDSAKVSVPSSERKLPEALSVLTKKPLVTLAIVAALPVILMLAFTFKSGYTPNSKNTKFDDIVIVKTPTEIADEATDALQKKDTQTFTDILNTQTKNNPNIVNSKGDPLIVMAATMGNLEAVQQLILNGADVNKANAFNKDTALLRSLYGNFPEITRLLVYSGADINAKNNYNHSPMYLALEKKLPEFIDLFLTSGVKEGLNSDNLFRASAKKNPMGVLAMLKGGVDPNVKNEKGNTPLIISASLGDVESVQALMAYRADVNAANNDGNTSLIYAARYNHPEIIRELLKPQTMQAPLDVNMQNKQGQTALYWGAAKGYEEVVRRLLAADADPTIAAKDGLIPYMIARKNKRGQVLEWFNKDIREVKNSVIEQDNAALIAQAKAEGRELPELAGQKNQTKPVTEDDIFTAAQTGDMELAKKVIASNKAAVFKKNKAGYTPLFIAVQNGQIEMVTYLVDNMARLFESSPQGNVFHVAVNTQNLEMLKHLVSLARKEGRLAMMLEYRAAPQKNAQSMTPLGYAALLCNKEIYDYLVSVGAKDGGLSKKPNILGYKTPADLMQECKAKPAQAKTLTRSAAKRR from the coding sequence ATGCTTCCGCATAAGAAGGACTCTGCGAAAGTCAGTGTTCCGTCGTCGGAGAGGAAACTGCCGGAAGCCTTGTCCGTGCTTACCAAAAAACCGCTGGTAACGCTTGCCATTGTGGCGGCGCTGCCGGTAATTTTGATGCTGGCATTCACCTTTAAAAGCGGCTACACCCCCAATTCCAAAAATACCAAGTTTGACGATATCGTCATCGTCAAAACGCCTACCGAAATTGCCGACGAGGCCACCGACGCGCTGCAAAAAAAAGATACACAAACGTTTACCGATATTTTAAATACCCAAACCAAAAATAACCCCAACATCGTCAACAGCAAAGGCGACCCGCTGATTGTAATGGCGGCCACCATGGGCAATTTGGAAGCCGTACAGCAGCTTATTTTAAACGGGGCGGACGTCAATAAGGCAAACGCCTTTAACAAAGACACGGCCCTTCTGCGCAGCCTGTATGGCAATTTCCCGGAGATTACCCGCCTGCTGGTGTATTCCGGGGCGGATATTAATGCCAAGAACAATTATAACCATTCTCCCATGTATTTGGCCTTGGAGAAGAAACTGCCCGAATTTATTGACTTGTTCCTTACCAGCGGCGTAAAAGAAGGATTAAATTCCGACAATCTTTTCCGCGCCAGCGCCAAAAAGAACCCGATGGGCGTGTTGGCTATGCTCAAGGGGGGCGTGGATCCGAACGTAAAGAATGAAAAAGGAAACACGCCGCTTATTATTTCGGCTTCGCTGGGGGATGTGGAAAGCGTACAGGCGCTTATGGCCTACCGGGCCGATGTAAACGCCGCCAATAACGACGGCAACACCTCCCTTATTTATGCGGCGCGCTATAATCATCCGGAAATTATCCGCGAGCTTTTAAAACCGCAGACGATGCAAGCCCCGCTGGACGTAAATATGCAAAACAAACAGGGGCAAACCGCTTTGTACTGGGGGGCGGCCAAAGGGTATGAAGAAGTGGTGCGCCGCCTGCTGGCAGCCGACGCCGACCCGACCATCGCCGCCAAAGACGGATTGATTCCGTATATGATCGCCCGCAAAAATAAACGCGGGCAAGTGCTGGAATGGTTTAATAAAGACATTCGGGAAGTTAAAAACAGCGTAATTGAACAGGATAATGCCGCGCTGATTGCCCAGGCCAAAGCCGAAGGCCGCGAACTGCCGGAACTGGCGGGCCAAAAAAACCAAACAAAACCCGTTACGGAAGATGATATTTTCACGGCGGCACAGACGGGGGATATGGAACTGGCCAAGAAAGTGATTGCGTCCAATAAAGCGGCCGTATTTAAAAAGAACAAGGCCGGCTATACGCCCTTGTTTATTGCGGTGCAAAACGGGCAAATCGAAATGGTTACCTATTTGGTGGACAATATGGCGCGCCTGTTTGAATCGTCCCCGCAGGGAAACGTCTTCCATGTGGCGGTAAACACGCAAAATTTGGAAATGCTCAAACATTTGGTCAGTCTGGCGCGCAAAGAAGGGCGCTTGGCCATGATGCTGGAATACCGCGCCGCGCCGCAGAAGAATGCCCAATCCATGACGCCGCTTGGCTATGCGGCCTTGCTGTGCAACAAAGAAATTTACGATTACTTGGTATCGGTGGGTGCCAAAGACGGCGGACTGAGCAAAAAGCCTAACATCTTGGGCTATAAAACGCCGGCCGATTTAATGCAGGAATGCAAAGCCAAACCGGCGCAGGCCAAAACGCTGACGCGTTCTGCCGCCAAACGGCGCTGA
- the rnc gene encoding ribonuclease III encodes MYTDIEHIIGYCFKDKAVLKEALTHKSFAGEHRSAKHNERLEFLGDSILGAIVADYIYNQCPHVEEGVLSKIKSNLVSRRNLYLWGKQMDLGRYMSLGHGELATGGRERDSIISNAVEAVIGAVYIDGGYPAAEAMILPWVKTQALTQDAQDFKSVLQEFLQKRGQHTPVYEVIQTVGPEHDKTFTVRVSLGEKELGVGKGRNKKLAEQSAAHAALEQLKKK; translated from the coding sequence GTGTATACGGATATAGAGCATATCATTGGATATTGCTTTAAAGATAAGGCCGTTTTAAAGGAAGCACTCACTCACAAGTCCTTTGCCGGGGAGCACCGCAGCGCCAAACACAACGAGCGCTTGGAGTTCCTGGGGGACAGTATATTAGGCGCTATTGTTGCGGATTATATCTACAACCAATGCCCTCATGTAGAAGAGGGAGTGCTTTCTAAAATTAAGTCTAACTTAGTTTCCAGACGCAACCTGTATCTTTGGGGCAAACAAATGGACTTGGGCCGTTATATGAGCTTGGGCCACGGCGAGCTGGCCACCGGCGGCAGAGAGCGCGACAGTATCATCTCCAACGCGGTGGAAGCGGTGATTGGCGCCGTGTATATAGACGGCGGTTACCCGGCGGCCGAAGCGATGATTTTGCCTTGGGTAAAAACCCAAGCCCTTACGCAGGACGCCCAAGATTTTAAGAGTGTACTGCAGGAATTTCTGCAAAAACGCGGCCAGCATACGCCCGTGTACGAAGTGATTCAAACCGTGGGCCCGGAGCACGACAAAACGTTTACCGTGCGCGTGAGCCTGGGGGAGAAAGAGTTGGGAGTCGGAAAAGGCCGAAATAAAAAATTGGCCGAACAATCCGCTGCGCATGCGGCGTTGGAGCAGTTGAAAAAGAAATAA
- a CDS encoding acyl carrier protein has product MSVENVQERVKNIIVDQLGVEADQVKPEAQFVNDLGADSLDTVELIMTLEEEFNIEIPDEKAEKIKTVGEAIEYIEQNAKK; this is encoded by the coding sequence ATGTCTGTAGAAAACGTGCAAGAAAGAGTAAAAAATATCATTGTGGATCAGTTGGGTGTGGAAGCCGACCAGGTGAAACCCGAAGCCCAGTTCGTGAATGATTTGGGCGCCGATTCCTTGGATACGGTAGAACTGATCATGACGCTGGAAGAAGAATTCAACATCGAAATTCCGGACGAAAAAGCCGAAAAGATCAAAACGGTTGGCGAAGCGATTGAATACATTGAACAAAACGCCAAAAAATAA
- the fabG gene encoding 3-oxoacyl-[acyl-carrier-protein] reductase — MADFKGKTVLVTGATRGIGLAIAEEFAKAGANLAICGTHPDALAPAAKTLSAHGVKVYTQPVNVAHAQDCEQFVQNTLKELGSVDVLVNNAGITKDNLTVRMSEEDWDDVIAVNLKGTFLMSKAALKVMFKKRSGNIVNISSVVGEMGNAGQANYVASKAGIIGLTKTFAKEFGSRGVRVNAVAPGFVQTAMTDALPEDVKAKALEAVPLKRFATTQDIAKAVMFLASEDASYITGHILAVNGGLYI; from the coding sequence ATGGCGGATTTTAAAGGGAAAACCGTTTTGGTTACCGGCGCTACGCGCGGCATTGGCTTGGCTATCGCCGAAGAATTTGCCAAAGCCGGCGCCAATCTGGCCATTTGCGGCACCCATCCGGACGCTTTGGCCCCGGCGGCCAAAACCTTAAGCGCCCACGGCGTAAAGGTGTATACCCAGCCGGTAAACGTAGCCCACGCGCAGGATTGTGAACAGTTTGTTCAAAATACCCTCAAAGAATTGGGCTCGGTGGACGTACTGGTAAACAATGCGGGCATCACCAAAGACAATTTAACCGTACGCATGAGCGAAGAAGACTGGGATGACGTGATAGCCGTCAACCTGAAGGGTACGTTTTTAATGTCCAAGGCCGCTTTGAAAGTGATGTTTAAAAAGAGAAGCGGCAACATCGTCAACATTTCTTCCGTAGTGGGGGAAATGGGCAACGCCGGGCAGGCCAATTATGTGGCCAGCAAGGCGGGCATTATCGGGCTGACGAAAACTTTCGCCAAAGAATTCGGCTCTCGCGGCGTGCGGGTAAATGCCGTGGCGCCCGGTTTTGTGCAAACCGCCATGACCGACGCCCTGCCCGAAGACGTAAAGGCAAAAGCTTTAGAAGCGGTGCCGCTTAAACGATTTGCTACGACGCAGGATATCGCCAAAGCAGTAATGTTTTTGGCCAGCGAAGATGCTTCGTACATTACGGGGCATATTCTCGCCGTCAATGGCGGGCTTTATATTTGA
- the plsX gene encoding phosphate acyltransferase PlsX, giving the protein MKIALDALGGDFGAKPNVLGALKAAKELKLEVILVGNEAVLREELKTLGYADLPKNISIVHAPQTIDMGAEPAKECRSKKNASIVVCANLVRRGQADAFVSAGHSGAAMVAALFGMGRIKGVQRPAIATPMPTYKGVSLLLDGGANADCKPIHLLQFAVMGSAYMQKVFDIPAPSVGILSIGEEETKGNFLVKHTIPHMREIGVNFKGTVEGRDVNTGDTDVIVCDGFVGNIVLKMAEGLAKTMIQMIKREIKKRPLAVLGALLAKGAFKAVKNHTNPDCYGGAPLVGVNGVAIISHGKSNDFAIFNAIKTAARLVEKDFIGDIAAKMAALKPTFEAIEKEIHQEEA; this is encoded by the coding sequence ATGAAAATAGCCCTGGACGCATTAGGCGGAGATTTCGGCGCAAAGCCCAACGTGTTGGGCGCTTTGAAGGCGGCCAAAGAACTGAAGTTGGAAGTTATTTTGGTCGGCAACGAAGCCGTATTGCGCGAAGAACTCAAAACGCTTGGCTACGCGGATTTGCCTAAAAACATTTCCATCGTCCATGCACCCCAAACCATTGACATGGGGGCCGAACCCGCCAAAGAATGCCGCAGCAAAAAAAACGCCAGCATCGTGGTATGCGCCAACTTGGTGCGCCGCGGGCAGGCGGATGCTTTTGTTTCGGCCGGTCATTCCGGCGCGGCAATGGTGGCGGCGTTGTTCGGCATGGGGCGCATTAAAGGCGTCCAGCGGCCGGCTATTGCCACGCCTATGCCGACGTACAAAGGCGTAAGCCTGCTTTTGGACGGCGGCGCCAATGCCGATTGCAAACCCATTCACCTGCTGCAGTTTGCGGTAATGGGCTCGGCCTATATGCAAAAAGTGTTTGATATTCCGGCGCCTTCGGTGGGCATTTTGTCCATCGGGGAAGAGGAAACCAAAGGCAACTTTTTGGTCAAACACACCATTCCGCATATGCGCGAAATCGGCGTGAACTTTAAAGGAACGGTGGAAGGACGCGACGTAAATACAGGCGATACGGATGTCATCGTCTGCGACGGATTTGTGGGAAACATCGTTTTAAAAATGGCCGAAGGTTTGGCCAAAACGATGATTCAAATGATCAAGCGCGAAATCAAAAAACGCCCGCTGGCGGTGTTGGGCGCCCTGCTTGCCAAGGGTGCTTTCAAAGCCGTCAAAAACCATACCAACCCGGACTGCTACGGCGGTGCGCCGTTGGTGGGGGTAAACGGCGTGGCGATTATTTCGCACGGCAAATCCAACGATTTTGCTATTTTTAACGCCATTAAAACGGCCGCCCGCCTGGTGGAAAAAGATTTCATCGGCGATATTGCCGCAAAAATGGCTGCTTTGAAACCGACTTTTGAGGCGATTGAAAAAGAAATCCATCAGGAGGAAGCCTAA
- the rpmF gene encoding 50S ribosomal protein L32: MPNPKKKHTRSRRDMRRSHNSGVELPQLVACPNCKSPRLPHNVCPTCGFYKDRVVVAQKTKAEATEEAK, translated from the coding sequence ATGCCGAATCCAAAGAAAAAACACACTCGTTCCCGCCGGGACATGAGAAGATCCCACAATTCCGGAGTAGAATTGCCGCAGCTCGTGGCCTGCCCGAATTGCAAATCTCCCAGACTGCCGCACAACGTCTGCCCGACTTGCGGATTCTATAAAGACAGAGTGGTCGTGGCCCAGAAAACCAAGGCCGAAGCAACCGAAGAAGCCAAATAA
- a CDS encoding YceD family protein gives MSEKSFYQEYDVPQDLQFKTADIIRMGGLDCTARLSPKYFADVFAAPNQITQVNVALSFSVASHEILVRGNISGKRRVQCARCLKMTEQPFAEEFLETYSNKLEIIDIMLLVRQTLALTEEIRFLCKPDCKGLCPQCGQDLNEGPCACKPVNLSPFAELKGKFK, from the coding sequence ATGAGCGAAAAATCTTTTTACCAAGAATATGATGTCCCGCAGGATTTGCAGTTTAAAACCGCCGATATTATCCGCATGGGCGGGCTGGATTGCACGGCCCGGCTGAGCCCCAAGTATTTTGCGGATGTTTTTGCCGCGCCCAATCAAATTACGCAGGTCAATGTGGCGCTGTCTTTTTCGGTGGCCTCCCACGAAATTTTGGTGCGGGGCAATATCAGCGGCAAGCGCCGGGTGCAGTGCGCGCGCTGTTTGAAGATGACCGAGCAGCCCTTTGCCGAAGAATTTTTGGAAACATATAGCAACAAGTTAGAAATAATTGATATAATGTTACTGGTAAGACAAACGCTGGCTTTAACGGAGGAAATCCGTTTTCTGTGCAAGCCCGATTGCAAGGGGCTTTGCCCGCAGTGCGGCCAAGATTTAAACGAAGGGCCGTGCGCCTGCAAGCCGGTGAATTTGTCGCCTTTCGCCGAACTGAAAGGAAAATTTAAGTAA